In Mytilus edulis chromosome 4, xbMytEdul2.2, whole genome shotgun sequence, the following proteins share a genomic window:
- the LOC139521027 gene encoding beta-1,3-galactosyltransferase 5-like, with protein MKFKKKVLWKISFVIFIMILINSYSGIQGGLERNITSNIIPNIQTQFGKRLIIQRKLLIRSKGVITYNGRNISTDFELFYMNVSTNKLVDPLIHKHRYTSLRNTGTTCTEKHVFLLVLVYSATYKFDERHIIRKTFGSVSKFDNKLIKYVFVLGQTMNDTQQKEIEQESVKYRDIIQGNFMDSYRNLTYKRVFSLFWKSRFCYNVTYVIKIDDDITINIPVLIPYLSNKQNKTKVLECFILTKARPRRGKRNKWYTSPSDYPFATFPPYCAGPSSIMSLDFIQEMYEATTIMPFFWLEDVYGGGFLPWISGVRIVHPKYYIKALRASLKDKPCHLFYINNSKNTNHSYVMWKNVQKTYKMSVSVDN; from the coding sequence atgaaatttaagaaaaaagtaCTGTGGAAAATTTcgtttgtaatatttataatgattttaattAACAGTTATTCAGGAATTCAAGGAGGACTGGAAAGGAATATTACATCAAATATTATACCAAATATCCAAACCCAATTTGGTAAAAGATTGATAATACAGAGGAAGTTATTAATCAGAAGCAAGGGGGTCATAACATACAACGGACGAAATATCTCAACGGATTTTGAATTATTCTATATGAACGTATCAACCAACAAACTGGTAGACCCTCTAATTCACAAACATCGATATACTTCGTTACGTAATACGGGAACGACTTGTActgaaaaacatgtatttttgttaGTTCTTGTTTATTCCGCAACATACAAATTCGACGAACGTCATATTATAAGAAAAACATTTGgatctgtttccaaatttgacAATAAACTTATTAAATATGTCTTCGTACTTGGACAAACCATGAATGATACTCAACAAAAAGAAATTGAACAGGAAAGTGTCAAATACAGAGACATTATACAAGGAAATTTTATGGACAGCTACAGAAATTTAACATATAAACGAGTATTTAGTTTGTTTTGGAAGAGTAGATTCTGTTACAATGTGACGTATGTCATCAAAATTGACGACGATATTACCATCAACATCCCTGTTCTTATTCCTTACCttagcaataaacaaaacaaaaccaaggTTTTAGAATGTTTTATTCTGACCAAAGCTAGACCTCGGCGTGGTAAACGTAATAAATGGTATACATCTCCGTCGGACTACCCATTTGCAACGTTTCCTCCTTATTGTGCCGGACCTTCTTCCATTATGTCCCTTGACTTTATACAAGAAATGTATGAAGCGACAACAATAATGCCTTTCTTTTGGCTGGAAGATGTTTATGGCGGTGGATTTTTACCGTGGATTTCTGGTGTAAGAATAGTCCATCCGAAATATTATATAAAAGCTTTGCGAGCAAGCTTGAAAGACAAGCCTTgccatttgttttacataaataattcaaaaaatacgAATCATTCATACGTTATgtggaaaaatgtacaaaaaacttACAAAATGTCAGTAAGTGTTGATAATTGA